ATCTTCTCGACCATGATCGGCGACAGGCCCATCGACGGCTCGTCGAGCAGCAGCAGCTTCGGCTTCGACAGGATCGCACGCGACATCGCCAGCATCTGCTGCTCGCCGCCCGACAGCGTGCCCGCAAGCTGCGTCGCACGCTCCTTCAGGCGCGGGAAGAAGGCGAACATCCGGTCGACGTCCTTCTTGATCTGCTCCTTGTCGTTGCGCAGATACGCGCCCATCTGCATGTTCTCGATGATCGACATCCGCGCGAAGATCCCGCGGCCTTCCGGCACCATCGCGAGGCCGCGCTTGAGCAGCTCGTGCGACGGCACGCCCTTGATCGACTTGCCGTCGTACTCGATGTCGCCCGCGGAGTACGGCTTCAGGCCCGTGATGGCCTTCATCGTCGTGGTCTTGCCGGCACCGTTCGCGCCGATCAGCGTCACGAGTTCGCCCTGGCGGACTTCCATGTCAACACCCTTGACGGCCTGGATGCCGCCGTAGTTGACCTGCAAGCCCTTGATTTTCAACATTGCCGCTGCCATCAGTGCACCCCTGCGCCGAGATATGCCTCAATCACCTTCGGATTCTTCTGCACGTCCTGCGGCAGACCCTCGGCGATCACCTTGCCGTAATCGAGCACCGTCATCCGGTTGCACAATCCCATCACGAGCTTCACGTCGTGCTCGATCAGCAGAATCGTGCGGCCGTCCGAGCGGATCTTGTCGAGCAGGCGCGTGAGTTCGACCTTCTCGGTCGCGTTCATCCCGGCCGCCGGCTCGTCGAGCGCGAGCAGCTTCGGGTCGGTCGCCAGCGCGCGGGCGATTTCCAGCCGGCGCTGGTGACCGTACGACAGGTTGCGCGACGTGTAGTCCGCGTACTGCAGCACGCCCACGTATTCGAGCAGCTCGATCGCGCGCTCCTTGATCTCGCGCTCTTCCTGGCGTTCGGCCGGCGTCTGGAACACCGCGCCCAGCAGCCCGTGCTTGGTCCGCACGTGGCGGCCCACCATCACGTTCTCGAGTGCGGTCATCCCGCCGAACAGGCGAATGTTCTGGAACGTGCGCGCGATGCCCGTCTTCGCGACCTGGTGCACCGCGGTCGGCTTGTATTCCGTGCCGTCGAGCTTGAACTCGCCGGAGTCCGGCGTGTAAAGACCCGTGATCACGTTGAAGAACGTCGTCTTGCCGGCGCCGTTCGGGCCGATCAGGCCGTAGATTTCGCCTTCCTTGATCTCGAGGCCGACGTCGGACAGTGCCTGCAAGCCGCCGAAGCGCTTGTTCACGCCTTTGACGGACAGTCGGATTTGCTTGTCGCTCATGTGTGATATCCCCTTGTCCGTTGGTTAAGCGCGCACCGGCTTCTTGCTGTTGCGCTTCGCCAGTTTCGCGATCTTGTCCTCATGCTTCGGCGCCGGCCACAGGCCTTCCGAGCGATACAGCATGATGATCACCATCGCGAGGCCGTACAGCGCCTGACGGATCACTTCGGTATCGACGATGTCGTGACCGAACAGCGCATGCTGCAGCGGGCTCATCGTCGAGCGCAGGAATTCCGGGAAGATCGCGAGCAGCACCGCGCCGAGGATCACGCCGGGGATGTGGCCCATGCCGCCGAGCACCACGCAGGCGAGCACGACGATCGATTCCCAGAACGTGAACGACTCCGGCGACACGAAGCCCTGGAACGCACCGAACATCGCGCCCGACAGGCCGCCGAACGACGCGCCCATCGCGAACGCGAGCAGTTTCACGTTACGGGTGTTGATGCCCATCGCCTTCGCGGCGATTTCATCTTCGCGGATCGCCGCCCATGCACGGCCGATACGCGAGTGCTGCAGGCGCGTACAGACCCAGATCACCAGCAGCGCGCAAAGCACGAACAGGTAGTAGTACATGTAGACCGACGGCAGCTGGAAGCCGAAGATCGAATGCGTCTGCGACAGGTTGAAGCCGCCGACGTGCACCGGATCGATACCCGTGATCCCCTTCGGGCCGTTGGTGATGTTCACCGGACGGTCGAGGTTGTTCATGAAGATCCGCACGATTTCGCCGAAGCCGAGCGTCACGATCGCCAGGTAGTCGCCGCGCAGGCGCAGCGTCGGCGCGCCCAGCAGGATCCCGAAGGTCGCGGCGAGCGCCATCGCGATCGGCACGATGATCAGGAACGGGATGTGCAGGCCGTTCGGCGCGAGCGCCGCGATCCACTCGAACTGCGAGGTCAGGTGCGGCGAGCTCAGCAGTGCCGCCGTGTACGCGCCCACCGCGTAGAACGCGATGTAGCCGAGGTCGAGCAGGCCGGCGAAGCCGACCACCACGTTCAGGCCGAGCGCGAGCATCACGTACAGCATCGCGAAGTCGAGCACGCGGACCCAGTAGTTGCCGCCCGCCGAGCCGATGATGATCGGCGCCGCGATCACGAAGGCCGCGGTCAGGATGCCGATGATGACCGTCTTGGCCGTGTTGCGCTCTTCGACGAGCGACGTCGAGGATTCGATCGGTTGAATGGATGTCATGTTGTTTGCTCCCCTTCCGTTACGCGCGGTCCGCGACACGTTCGCCCAGCAGGCCCGACGGACGGAACACCAGCACGATGATCAGCACGATGAATGCGAACACGTCCTGGTAGTTACTGCCGAATACGCCGCCCGTGAGGTTGCCGATGTAGCCCGCGCCGAGCTGCTCGATCAGGCCGAGCACCACGCCGCCGACCATCGCGCCGCCAAGGTTGCCGATCCCGCCGAGCACCGCCGCCGTGAACGCTTTCATGCCGGGGATGAAGCCCATGTAGAAGTGCACGTTGCCGTATTCGGACGCGATCATCACGCCGGCCAGCGCGGCGAGCGCGGAGCCGATCATGAACGTCGCCGAAATCACGAAGTTCGGGTTCACGCCCATCAGGCTCGCGGTGTTCGGGCTTTCGGCGATCGCACGCATCGCGCGGCCGAGCTTGGTCTTGTGCACGAGCAGCAGGAGGCCGGCCATCACGATGAACGCCACCGCGATGATCACGATTTCAGTCACCGAGATCACGGCGCCAGGCGTCGTGTCGGTCGCCTTGATCACGTTGATCGGATCGGTCGGCAGCAGTTGCGGGAACGGCAGCGGGTTGCGCGACCAGATGATCATCGCGGCCGTCTGCAGCAGGATCGACACGCCGATCGCGGTGATCAGCGGCGCAAGACGCGGCGCGCGGCGCAGCGGCC
The sequence above is a segment of the Burkholderia diffusa genome. Coding sequences within it:
- a CDS encoding ABC transporter ATP-binding protein: MAAAMLKIKGLQVNYGGIQAVKGVDMEVRQGELVTLIGANGAGKTTTMKAITGLKPYSAGDIEYDGKSIKGVPSHELLKRGLAMVPEGRGIFARMSIIENMQMGAYLRNDKEQIKKDVDRMFAFFPRLKERATQLAGTLSGGEQQMLAMSRAILSKPKLLLLDEPSMGLSPIMVEKIFEVVREISKEGITVLLVEQNARLALQAADRGYVMDSGTVTMEGDAKQMLDDPKVRAAYLGE
- a CDS encoding ABC transporter ATP-binding protein; protein product: MSDKQIRLSVKGVNKRFGGLQALSDVGLEIKEGEIYGLIGPNGAGKTTFFNVITGLYTPDSGEFKLDGTEYKPTAVHQVAKTGIARTFQNIRLFGGMTALENVMVGRHVRTKHGLLGAVFQTPAERQEEREIKERAIELLEYVGVLQYADYTSRNLSYGHQRRLEIARALATDPKLLALDEPAAGMNATEKVELTRLLDKIRSDGRTILLIEHDVKLVMGLCNRMTVLDYGKVIAEGLPQDVQKNPKVIEAYLGAGVH
- a CDS encoding ABC transporter permease subunit encodes the protein MTSIQPIESSTSLVEERNTAKTVIIGILTAAFVIAAPIIIGSAGGNYWVRVLDFAMLYVMLALGLNVVVGFAGLLDLGYIAFYAVGAYTAALLSSPHLTSQFEWIAALAPNGLHIPFLIIVPIAMALAATFGILLGAPTLRLRGDYLAIVTLGFGEIVRIFMNNLDRPVNITNGPKGITGIDPVHVGGFNLSQTHSIFGFQLPSVYMYYYLFVLCALLVIWVCTRLQHSRIGRAWAAIREDEIAAKAMGINTRNVKLLAFAMGASFGGLSGAMFGAFQGFVSPESFTFWESIVVLACVVLGGMGHIPGVILGAVLLAIFPEFLRSTMSPLQHALFGHDIVDTEVIRQALYGLAMVIIMLYRSEGLWPAPKHEDKIAKLAKRNSKKPVRA
- a CDS encoding branched-chain amino acid ABC transporter permease, whose translation is MDIFIQQILNGLVLGSVYAIIALGYTMVYGILGIINFAHGDVLMIGAMVALSAITVLQNHFPGLGNVATLTIGLGIAAVVCACVGYTIERVAYRPLRRAPRLAPLITAIGVSILLQTAAMIIWSRNPLPFPQLLPTDPINVIKATDTTPGAVISVTEIVIIAVAFIVMAGLLLLVHKTKLGRAMRAIAESPNTASLMGVNPNFVISATFMIGSALAALAGVMIASEYGNVHFYMGFIPGMKAFTAAVLGGIGNLGGAMVGGVVLGLIEQLGAGYIGNLTGGVFGSNYQDVFAFIVLIIVLVFRPSGLLGERVADRA